The genomic DNA TGCAGTTCGAAAACGAGGCCAACCCGGCCATCCACCGCAGGACCACTGCCGAGGAAATCTGGGCCGACACAGACGGCGCGGTGGACATCTTTGTGGCGGGCGTGGGGACCGGCGGCACCATCACCGGCGTGGCCGAGGCGCTCAAGGCGCGCAAGCCCGGTGTTCTGGCAGTGGCCGTGGAGCCTTCCGACTCGCCCGTGCTCTCTGGCGGCAAGGCCGGGCCGCACAAGATCCAGGGCATCGGCGCGGGCTTCGTTCCCAAGGCGCTCAACACGGCCATCATCGACGAGATCATCACCGTGGACAACGACACGGCATTCGCCACCGCCAGACGAATGATCCGCGAGGAAGGCATCCTCGGCGGCATCTCCTCGGGCGCCAACTGCGCCGCGGCCCTTGAGCTGGCAGCGCGCGAGGAGAACGCGGGCAAGATGATCGTCTTCATCGTCTGCGACACGGGCGAACGGTATCTCAGCACCACTCTCTTCGAGTAGGACACACCCATGACCGAAAACGACTACACCCTGGCCGACGTGGTCGCCCTGCTGGTGGAATCGGGCGACAACGGCCCGGCCTCGCACCGCTACGCCGACGACGTGCCCATGCCGTCCGTGGAAATACTCTCCGAGATCGTCGAGGACCTGCGCCGCGTCCTGTTCCCCGGCTATTTCGGCCCCTCCGAGATCACCCCGGACACCATGCCCTACCACATCGGCTCCACCCTGGACCGGGTCAAGCGCCGCCTGGCCGACCAGATCAACCGGGGCTACTGCTTTGTCTGTGACAAAACCTCGACCGACAAGTGCCACGACTGCGAGGAACGGGCCAAACGCATGGCCCACAAGTTCATCGCCACCCTGCCCAGGATTCGCAGCCTCCTGCTCATGGATGTGGAGGCAGCCTACGACGGCGATCCGGCGGCCAAGACCCACGGCGAAACCATCTTCTGCTACCCGTCCGTGCGCGCCCTGACCAACCACCGGGTGGCCCACGAGCTTTACAAGCTCAACGTGGACATCATCCCGCGCATCATCGGCGAGATGGCCCACTCGGACACCGGCATCGACATCCACCCAGGCGCGACCATCGGCAAAAGCTTCTTCATGGACCACGGCACGGGTACGGTCATCGGCGAGACCTGTGTCATCGGCGACAACGTCCGCATCTACCAGGGCGTCACCCTGGGGGCCAAGAGCTTTCCCAAGGGCGACGACGAGCGGCTGATCAAGGGGCTGCCCCGCCACCCCATTGTGGAAAATGATGTCATCATCTATGCCGGAGCCACCATCCTGGGCCGGGTGACCATCGGCAAGGGCGCGGTCATCGGCGGCAATGTCTGGATCACCCGCGACGTGCCGCCCGGTTCCCAGGTGGTCCAGTCCCGCGTGCTCCAGCAGTCCTTTGTGGACGGCGCAGGCATCTGATCCGACGACAAAACAGAAAAAGGGCGACACGGGTCGAGCCGTTCAGCAAAGGTGTGGACTTTTGCTTTTCAAAACCGAAATCCCCCTACTGTACCAACAGTTAGGGGGATTTTCGTGTCCAGCAAGAAATCTTGCCCAGCACAGAGGTCGCTTATTCCAGCCCCTGTTGACGGAATGCGAGGCAGCGCCTGCAAAAAGTCATCCGATCAGAGCGCTTATTCCCCAACCTACTCCAAAAAGAATAGCCAGAAAAACAGCTTGTAATGGCATAGATCCGAAGACACCTTTCCAATACAGACCACGTTCTTTTGCCGCCGCAGCTTTTCCGGGGGGGTAGTGCATACCAAGAAATCCGGCGACGACAGCACCAGGAATCAATATCCAAGGAGTGACATTAAGGAATCCACAGACAAGCATTCCAATTAACAACAGCGTTCCCAACATATTTACACCGAATGTTTGATGTTCTCAGATACAGAGAGCAAAGCATATTGTGTTGGCTGTGTCTACAGGTCAGGGAAAATCAAAGCGCACCGTATCGCATGATTCAC from Pseudodesulfovibrio aespoeensis Aspo-2 includes the following:
- the cysK gene encoding cysteine synthase A — translated: MKIARDMTELVGGTPLVRLNRLSRGLGATVVAKLEFNNPCASVKDRIAKNMVETAMADGRITQDTVLVEPTSGNTGIGLAFVCAVKGLKLILTMPESMSIERRKLLTGFGAELILTPADQGMKGAIARAEEIVAQTKNAFMPMQFENEANPAIHRRTTAEEIWADTDGAVDIFVAGVGTGGTITGVAEALKARKPGVLAVAVEPSDSPVLSGGKAGPHKIQGIGAGFVPKALNTAIIDEIITVDNDTAFATARRMIREEGILGGISSGANCAAALELAAREENAGKMIVFIVCDTGERYLSTTLFE
- the epsC gene encoding serine O-acetyltransferase EpsC, whose product is MTENDYTLADVVALLVESGDNGPASHRYADDVPMPSVEILSEIVEDLRRVLFPGYFGPSEITPDTMPYHIGSTLDRVKRRLADQINRGYCFVCDKTSTDKCHDCEERAKRMAHKFIATLPRIRSLLLMDVEAAYDGDPAAKTHGETIFCYPSVRALTNHRVAHELYKLNVDIIPRIIGEMAHSDTGIDIHPGATIGKSFFMDHGTGTVIGETCVIGDNVRIYQGVTLGAKSFPKGDDERLIKGLPRHPIVENDVIIYAGATILGRVTIGKGAVIGGNVWITRDVPPGSQVVQSRVLQQSFVDGAGI